A window from Dromaius novaehollandiae isolate bDroNov1 chromosome 1, bDroNov1.hap1, whole genome shotgun sequence encodes these proteins:
- the KEL gene encoding kell blood group glycoprotein isoform X5, whose translation MGDRGVRGRNNQPSWEREIVSDLSSVSWAWETDGKQVSRGESCGNHGGKACSVKRMATLPETCDLELRADAKKEQCLRGKSLLLCALILSIVLGFTLLITHIMMSCGLGSCDAEVGLALLARLLNSRNDTVDPCKDFYKYACGSWEGKRSSRTTEESLNVFDVLLEENQLILKKLLEAPQFGVRSLSKEKAILFYQSCMDTQQIESQGTQPLKDLLNQVGGWNITGIGRAKDFNKTLQTLMGKYNTFPFFRVYVGPSPSDSNINIIQIDHPEFEMPPENKFKEKKSYLERVVTPLQERRQRGMLFYRTTIRELQEKAPAIDWLLCLQAAFHPVPVNLSQPIAVHDMDYLQSMSRLIEQWQKERVLHIYMIVCLVGNLSPALDSRFQDARLELSKILHGKMESRVIPEERWRKCLSETSSFFEPVLGQMIVQEIFPEQNKKLAEQMFSEIQDALYGQLYQLEWMDEQTRLEAKVLVSRLQVEIGYPAHILQTAKVNVEYQNLEINQETFLLNVVACLKALRENSYQRLLQHRSEDNWKIFPWDVHSYYSLRHHMVVFPAGMFRSPFFNPEFPSAVNFGAIGVFMAHELLHTFYSYGFFSPAVLPGGCPTCNRSALQQAIDCLVKQYESYSMFGFKINGTFTLLENIADNGGLAIAYQVLQSTYFSNLTVSPHSSTNMPQDCLCISVLHAAADIGFLHISASAVCALHVLCSSSHRFTSLLPYKATPPLHLFRGGPFFTSPCIQKQVIIMSRLCHA comes from the exons ATGGGAGACAGAGGTGTTAGGGGGAGAAA CAATCAGCCAAGCTGGGAAAGAGAGATTGTCTCTGATCTCAGCAGCGTATCTTGGGCATGGGAGACTGATGGTAAACAAGTAAGCAGAGGTGAGAGCTGCGGTAACCACGGAGGCAAAGCCTGCTCAGTGAAAAGAATGGCGACTCTTCCAGAG acctgtgacctggagctgagagcagatgCAAAGAAGGAGCAATGTCTTCGGGGGAAAAGCCTACTTCTGTGTGCTCTGATTCTCAGTATTGTCCTGGGCTTTACACTGCTTATCACCCACATAATGATGAGCTGTGGTCTAG GATCCTGTGATGCTGAGGTGGGTCTTGCACTGTTGGCCAGACTCTTGAATTCTAGGAATGACACAGTAGACCCCTGCAAGGATTTCTACAAATATGCCTGTGGCAGCTGGGAAGGCAAACGCTCAAGCAGAACCACAGAAGAATCACTAAATGTCTTTGATGTGTTGTTGGAAGAAAACCAGCTGATCCTGAAAAAACTTTTAG aggCCCCACAGTTTGGGGTAAGAAGCTTATCTAAGGAGAAAGCAATCTTGTTCTATCAATCCTGCATGGATACTCAACAGATAGAATCCCAAGGAACTCAGCCATTGAAGGACCTCCTAAATCAG GTTGGCGGATGGAATATCACAGGCATTGGGAGAGCAAAAGATTTTAACAAAACTCTTCAGACTCTCATGGGCAAATACAACACCTTTCCCTTTTTCAGAGTCTATGTGGGACCTAGCCCTTCTGACTCAAACATCAATATAATTCAG ATTGACCATCCTGAGTTTGAGATGCCACCTGAGAAtaaattcaaagagaaaaaaagttatcTTGAG cgagttgtcactcCACTGCAGGAAAGACGGCAGAGAGGGATGCTGTTCTATCGCACCACCATTAGGGAGCTACAG gAAAAGGCACCTGCGATTGACTGGCTGCTGTGTCTCCAGGCAGCCTTCCATCCTGTGCCAGTGAATCTCTCTCAGCCAATTGCAGTGCATGACATGGATTACTTGCAAAGCATGTCACGGCTTATTGAACAATGGCAGAAGGAAAG GGTCCTTCACATCTATATGATTGTTTGTCTGGTTGGGAATCTCTCCCCAGCCCTTGACAGTCGATTCCAAGATGCACGCCTGGAGCTATCTAAGATTCTTCATGGAAAAATGGAATCTAGAGTG ATCCCAGAAGAGCGCTGGAGGAAGTGCTTGAGTGAAACCAGTTCTTTCTTTGAACCAGTCCTAGGGCAGATGATTGTGCAAGAAATTTTCCCTGAACAGAACAAGAAACTT GCTGAGCAGATGTTCTCTGAGATCCAAGATGCCCTCTATGGCCAACTATATCAGTTGGAGTGGATGGATGAGCAGACCCGCCTAGAGGCTAAAGTTCTG GTTTCCAGACTACAAGTGGAAATTGGCTATCCAGCTCACATACTCCAGACTGCCAAAGTGAACGTGGAATACCAGAAT CTGGAGATAAACCAAGAAACTTTTCTTCTCAATGTGGTGGCttgcttgaaggcactgagggaGAATTCCTACCAGAGACTCCTTCAGCATCGCTCAGAGGATAA CTGGAAGATTTTCCCCTGGGATGTCCATTCATACTATTCACTAAGGCACCACATGGTGGTCTTCCCTGCCGGAATGTTTCGCAGCCCTTTTTTCAACCCAGAGTTTCCCAG tgctgtgaACTTTGGAGCCATTGGGGTCTTCATGGCACATGAACTTCTTCACACATTCTATAGTTATG gatttttttcccctgcagtgcTACCTGGGGGCTGTCCTACCTGCAACAGGAGTGCACTACAGCAAGCTATAGATTGCTTGGTAAAACAGTATGAAAGCTACTCCATGTTTGGCTTTAAGATCAATGGGACTTTTACTCTGTTGGAGAATATAGCTGACAACGGAGGGCTTGCCATTGCTTACCAGGTATTGCAATCTACGTACTTCTCTAATCTTACAGTCTCACCACACAGCTCTACCAACATGCCGCAAGATTGCCTGTGCATCTCTGTCTTACATGCTGCTGCAGACATAGGCTTCTTGCACATCTCTGCCAGTGCAGTGTGTGCCCTGCATGTCCTCTGCTCTTCCAGTCATAGGTTTACCTCACTACTACCATATAAGGCCACTCCTCCCCTTCACCTATTTCGGGGTGGGCCTTTTTTTACTTCCCCATGCATACAAAAGCAGGTAATTATTATGTCACGCTTATGTCATGCCTAA
- the KEL gene encoding kell blood group glycoprotein isoform X2 produces the protein MGDRGVRGRNNQPSWEREIVSDLSSVSWAWETDGKQVSRGESCGNHGGKACSVKRMATLPETCDLELRADAKKEQCLRGKSLLLCALILSIVLGFTLLITHIMMSCGLGSCDAEVGLALLARLLNSRNDTVDPCKDFYKYACGSWEGKRSSRTTEESLNVFDVLLEENQLILKKLLEAPQFGVRSLSKEKAILFYQSCMDTQQIESQGTQPLKDLLNQVGGWNITGIGRAKDFNKTLQTLMGKYNTFPFFRVYVGPSPSDSNINIIQIDHPEFEMPPENKFKEKKSYLEVLRVYLSYLEKLGHLLGGPQDVPPDSFSLTLSFISNLQRVVTPLQERRQRGMLFYRTTIRELQEKAPAIDWLLCLQAAFHPVPVNLSQPIAVHDMDYLQSMSRLIEQWQKERVLHIYMIVCLVGNLSPALDSRFQDARLELSKILHGKMESRVIPEERWRKCLSETSSFFEPVLGQMIVQEIFPEQNKKLAEQMFSEIQDALYGQLYQLEWMDEQTRLEAKVLVSRLQVEIGYPAHILQTAKVNVEYQNLEINQETFLLNVVACLKALRENSYQRLLQHRSEDNWKIFPWDVHSYYSLRHHMVVFPAGMFRSPFFNPEFPSAVNFGAIGVFMAHELLHTFYSYVLPGGCPTCNRSALQQAIDCLVKQYESYSMFGFKINGTFTLLENIADNGGLAIAYQVLQSTYFSNLTVSPHSSTNMPQDCLCISVLHAAADIGFLHISASAVCALHVLCSSSHRFTSLLPYKATPPLHLFRGGPFFTSPCIQKQVIIMSRLCHA, from the exons ATGGGAGACAGAGGTGTTAGGGGGAGAAA CAATCAGCCAAGCTGGGAAAGAGAGATTGTCTCTGATCTCAGCAGCGTATCTTGGGCATGGGAGACTGATGGTAAACAAGTAAGCAGAGGTGAGAGCTGCGGTAACCACGGAGGCAAAGCCTGCTCAGTGAAAAGAATGGCGACTCTTCCAGAG acctgtgacctggagctgagagcagatgCAAAGAAGGAGCAATGTCTTCGGGGGAAAAGCCTACTTCTGTGTGCTCTGATTCTCAGTATTGTCCTGGGCTTTACACTGCTTATCACCCACATAATGATGAGCTGTGGTCTAG GATCCTGTGATGCTGAGGTGGGTCTTGCACTGTTGGCCAGACTCTTGAATTCTAGGAATGACACAGTAGACCCCTGCAAGGATTTCTACAAATATGCCTGTGGCAGCTGGGAAGGCAAACGCTCAAGCAGAACCACAGAAGAATCACTAAATGTCTTTGATGTGTTGTTGGAAGAAAACCAGCTGATCCTGAAAAAACTTTTAG aggCCCCACAGTTTGGGGTAAGAAGCTTATCTAAGGAGAAAGCAATCTTGTTCTATCAATCCTGCATGGATACTCAACAGATAGAATCCCAAGGAACTCAGCCATTGAAGGACCTCCTAAATCAG GTTGGCGGATGGAATATCACAGGCATTGGGAGAGCAAAAGATTTTAACAAAACTCTTCAGACTCTCATGGGCAAATACAACACCTTTCCCTTTTTCAGAGTCTATGTGGGACCTAGCCCTTCTGACTCAAACATCAATATAATTCAG ATTGACCATCCTGAGTTTGAGATGCCACCTGAGAAtaaattcaaagagaaaaaaagttatcTTGAG GTTCTCCGTGTGTATCTCTCATATTTGGAGAAACTAGGGCACTTACTTGGAGGGCCACAGGATGTTCCCCCTGACTCCTTTTCCCTTACCTTGTCCTTCATCTCTAacctccagcgagttgtcactcCACTGCAGGAAAGACGGCAGAGAGGGATGCTGTTCTATCGCACCACCATTAGGGAGCTACAG gAAAAGGCACCTGCGATTGACTGGCTGCTGTGTCTCCAGGCAGCCTTCCATCCTGTGCCAGTGAATCTCTCTCAGCCAATTGCAGTGCATGACATGGATTACTTGCAAAGCATGTCACGGCTTATTGAACAATGGCAGAAGGAAAG GGTCCTTCACATCTATATGATTGTTTGTCTGGTTGGGAATCTCTCCCCAGCCCTTGACAGTCGATTCCAAGATGCACGCCTGGAGCTATCTAAGATTCTTCATGGAAAAATGGAATCTAGAGTG ATCCCAGAAGAGCGCTGGAGGAAGTGCTTGAGTGAAACCAGTTCTTTCTTTGAACCAGTCCTAGGGCAGATGATTGTGCAAGAAATTTTCCCTGAACAGAACAAGAAACTT GCTGAGCAGATGTTCTCTGAGATCCAAGATGCCCTCTATGGCCAACTATATCAGTTGGAGTGGATGGATGAGCAGACCCGCCTAGAGGCTAAAGTTCTG GTTTCCAGACTACAAGTGGAAATTGGCTATCCAGCTCACATACTCCAGACTGCCAAAGTGAACGTGGAATACCAGAAT CTGGAGATAAACCAAGAAACTTTTCTTCTCAATGTGGTGGCttgcttgaaggcactgagggaGAATTCCTACCAGAGACTCCTTCAGCATCGCTCAGAGGATAA CTGGAAGATTTTCCCCTGGGATGTCCATTCATACTATTCACTAAGGCACCACATGGTGGTCTTCCCTGCCGGAATGTTTCGCAGCCCTTTTTTCAACCCAGAGTTTCCCAG tgctgtgaACTTTGGAGCCATTGGGGTCTTCATGGCACATGAACTTCTTCACACATTCTATAGTTATG tgcTACCTGGGGGCTGTCCTACCTGCAACAGGAGTGCACTACAGCAAGCTATAGATTGCTTGGTAAAACAGTATGAAAGCTACTCCATGTTTGGCTTTAAGATCAATGGGACTTTTACTCTGTTGGAGAATATAGCTGACAACGGAGGGCTTGCCATTGCTTACCAGGTATTGCAATCTACGTACTTCTCTAATCTTACAGTCTCACCACACAGCTCTACCAACATGCCGCAAGATTGCCTGTGCATCTCTGTCTTACATGCTGCTGCAGACATAGGCTTCTTGCACATCTCTGCCAGTGCAGTGTGTGCCCTGCATGTCCTCTGCTCTTCCAGTCATAGGTTTACCTCACTACTACCATATAAGGCCACTCCTCCCCTTCACCTATTTCGGGGTGGGCCTTTTTTTACTTCCCCATGCATACAAAAGCAGGTAATTATTATGTCACGCTTATGTCATGCCTAA
- the KEL gene encoding kell blood group glycoprotein isoform X1 encodes MGDRGVRGRNNQPSWEREIVSDLSSVSWAWETDGKQVSRGESCGNHGGKACSVKRMATLPETCDLELRADAKKEQCLRGKSLLLCALILSIVLGFTLLITHIMMSCGLGSCDAEVGLALLARLLNSRNDTVDPCKDFYKYACGSWEGKRSSRTTEESLNVFDVLLEENQLILKKLLEAPQFGVRSLSKEKAILFYQSCMDTQQIESQGTQPLKDLLNQVGGWNITGIGRAKDFNKTLQTLMGKYNTFPFFRVYVGPSPSDSNINIIQIDHPEFEMPPENKFKEKKSYLEVLRVYLSYLEKLGHLLGGPQDVPPDSFSLTLSFISNLQRVVTPLQERRQRGMLFYRTTIRELQEKAPAIDWLLCLQAAFHPVPVNLSQPIAVHDMDYLQSMSRLIEQWQKERVLHIYMIVCLVGNLSPALDSRFQDARLELSKILHGKMESRVIPEERWRKCLSETSSFFEPVLGQMIVQEIFPEQNKKLAEQMFSEIQDALYGQLYQLEWMDEQTRLEAKVLVSRLQVEIGYPAHILQTAKVNVEYQNLEINQETFLLNVVACLKALRENSYQRLLQHRSEDNWKIFPWDVHSYYSLRHHMVVFPAGMFRSPFFNPEFPSAVNFGAIGVFMAHELLHTFYSYGFFSPAVLPGGCPTCNRSALQQAIDCLVKQYESYSMFGFKINGTFTLLENIADNGGLAIAYQVLQSTYFSNLTVSPHSSTNMPQDCLCISVLHAAADIGFLHISASAVCALHVLCSSSHRFTSLLPYKATPPLHLFRGGPFFTSPCIQKQVIIMSRLCHA; translated from the exons ATGGGAGACAGAGGTGTTAGGGGGAGAAA CAATCAGCCAAGCTGGGAAAGAGAGATTGTCTCTGATCTCAGCAGCGTATCTTGGGCATGGGAGACTGATGGTAAACAAGTAAGCAGAGGTGAGAGCTGCGGTAACCACGGAGGCAAAGCCTGCTCAGTGAAAAGAATGGCGACTCTTCCAGAG acctgtgacctggagctgagagcagatgCAAAGAAGGAGCAATGTCTTCGGGGGAAAAGCCTACTTCTGTGTGCTCTGATTCTCAGTATTGTCCTGGGCTTTACACTGCTTATCACCCACATAATGATGAGCTGTGGTCTAG GATCCTGTGATGCTGAGGTGGGTCTTGCACTGTTGGCCAGACTCTTGAATTCTAGGAATGACACAGTAGACCCCTGCAAGGATTTCTACAAATATGCCTGTGGCAGCTGGGAAGGCAAACGCTCAAGCAGAACCACAGAAGAATCACTAAATGTCTTTGATGTGTTGTTGGAAGAAAACCAGCTGATCCTGAAAAAACTTTTAG aggCCCCACAGTTTGGGGTAAGAAGCTTATCTAAGGAGAAAGCAATCTTGTTCTATCAATCCTGCATGGATACTCAACAGATAGAATCCCAAGGAACTCAGCCATTGAAGGACCTCCTAAATCAG GTTGGCGGATGGAATATCACAGGCATTGGGAGAGCAAAAGATTTTAACAAAACTCTTCAGACTCTCATGGGCAAATACAACACCTTTCCCTTTTTCAGAGTCTATGTGGGACCTAGCCCTTCTGACTCAAACATCAATATAATTCAG ATTGACCATCCTGAGTTTGAGATGCCACCTGAGAAtaaattcaaagagaaaaaaagttatcTTGAG GTTCTCCGTGTGTATCTCTCATATTTGGAGAAACTAGGGCACTTACTTGGAGGGCCACAGGATGTTCCCCCTGACTCCTTTTCCCTTACCTTGTCCTTCATCTCTAacctccagcgagttgtcactcCACTGCAGGAAAGACGGCAGAGAGGGATGCTGTTCTATCGCACCACCATTAGGGAGCTACAG gAAAAGGCACCTGCGATTGACTGGCTGCTGTGTCTCCAGGCAGCCTTCCATCCTGTGCCAGTGAATCTCTCTCAGCCAATTGCAGTGCATGACATGGATTACTTGCAAAGCATGTCACGGCTTATTGAACAATGGCAGAAGGAAAG GGTCCTTCACATCTATATGATTGTTTGTCTGGTTGGGAATCTCTCCCCAGCCCTTGACAGTCGATTCCAAGATGCACGCCTGGAGCTATCTAAGATTCTTCATGGAAAAATGGAATCTAGAGTG ATCCCAGAAGAGCGCTGGAGGAAGTGCTTGAGTGAAACCAGTTCTTTCTTTGAACCAGTCCTAGGGCAGATGATTGTGCAAGAAATTTTCCCTGAACAGAACAAGAAACTT GCTGAGCAGATGTTCTCTGAGATCCAAGATGCCCTCTATGGCCAACTATATCAGTTGGAGTGGATGGATGAGCAGACCCGCCTAGAGGCTAAAGTTCTG GTTTCCAGACTACAAGTGGAAATTGGCTATCCAGCTCACATACTCCAGACTGCCAAAGTGAACGTGGAATACCAGAAT CTGGAGATAAACCAAGAAACTTTTCTTCTCAATGTGGTGGCttgcttgaaggcactgagggaGAATTCCTACCAGAGACTCCTTCAGCATCGCTCAGAGGATAA CTGGAAGATTTTCCCCTGGGATGTCCATTCATACTATTCACTAAGGCACCACATGGTGGTCTTCCCTGCCGGAATGTTTCGCAGCCCTTTTTTCAACCCAGAGTTTCCCAG tgctgtgaACTTTGGAGCCATTGGGGTCTTCATGGCACATGAACTTCTTCACACATTCTATAGTTATG gatttttttcccctgcagtgcTACCTGGGGGCTGTCCTACCTGCAACAGGAGTGCACTACAGCAAGCTATAGATTGCTTGGTAAAACAGTATGAAAGCTACTCCATGTTTGGCTTTAAGATCAATGGGACTTTTACTCTGTTGGAGAATATAGCTGACAACGGAGGGCTTGCCATTGCTTACCAGGTATTGCAATCTACGTACTTCTCTAATCTTACAGTCTCACCACACAGCTCTACCAACATGCCGCAAGATTGCCTGTGCATCTCTGTCTTACATGCTGCTGCAGACATAGGCTTCTTGCACATCTCTGCCAGTGCAGTGTGTGCCCTGCATGTCCTCTGCTCTTCCAGTCATAGGTTTACCTCACTACTACCATATAAGGCCACTCCTCCCCTTCACCTATTTCGGGGTGGGCCTTTTTTTACTTCCCCATGCATACAAAAGCAGGTAATTATTATGTCACGCTTATGTCATGCCTAA
- the KEL gene encoding kell blood group glycoprotein isoform X8 — translation MGDRGVRGRNNQPSWEREIVSDLSSVSWAWETDGKQVSRGESCGNHGGKACSVKRMATLPETCDLELRADAKKEQCLRGKSLLLCALILSIVLGFTLLITHIMMSCGLGSCDAEVGLALLARLLNSRNDTVDPCKDFYKYACGSWEGKRSSRTTEESLNVFDVLLEENQLILKKLLEAPQFGVRSLSKEKAILFYQSCMDTQQIESQGTQPLKDLLNQVGGWNITGIGRAKDFNKTLQTLMGKYNTFPFFRVYVGPSPSDSNINIIQIDHPEFEMPPENKFKEKKSYLEVLRVYLSYLEKLGHLLGGPQDVPPDSFSLTLSFISNLQRVVTPLQERRQRGMLFYRTTIRELQEKAPAIDWLLCLQAAFHPVPVNLSQPIAVHDMDYLQSMSRLIEQWQKERVLHIYMIVCLVGNLSPALDSRFQDARLELSKILHGKMESRVIPEERWRKCLSETSSFFEPVLGQMIVQEIFPEQNKKLAEQMFSEIQDALYGQLYQLEWMDEQTRLEAKVLVSRLQVEIGYPAHILQTAKVNVEYQNLEINQETFLLNVVACLKALRENSYQRLLQHRSEDNWKIFPWDVHSYYSLRHHMVVFPAGMFRSPFFNPEFPSATWGLSYLQQECTTASYRLLGKTV, via the exons ATGGGAGACAGAGGTGTTAGGGGGAGAAA CAATCAGCCAAGCTGGGAAAGAGAGATTGTCTCTGATCTCAGCAGCGTATCTTGGGCATGGGAGACTGATGGTAAACAAGTAAGCAGAGGTGAGAGCTGCGGTAACCACGGAGGCAAAGCCTGCTCAGTGAAAAGAATGGCGACTCTTCCAGAG acctgtgacctggagctgagagcagatgCAAAGAAGGAGCAATGTCTTCGGGGGAAAAGCCTACTTCTGTGTGCTCTGATTCTCAGTATTGTCCTGGGCTTTACACTGCTTATCACCCACATAATGATGAGCTGTGGTCTAG GATCCTGTGATGCTGAGGTGGGTCTTGCACTGTTGGCCAGACTCTTGAATTCTAGGAATGACACAGTAGACCCCTGCAAGGATTTCTACAAATATGCCTGTGGCAGCTGGGAAGGCAAACGCTCAAGCAGAACCACAGAAGAATCACTAAATGTCTTTGATGTGTTGTTGGAAGAAAACCAGCTGATCCTGAAAAAACTTTTAG aggCCCCACAGTTTGGGGTAAGAAGCTTATCTAAGGAGAAAGCAATCTTGTTCTATCAATCCTGCATGGATACTCAACAGATAGAATCCCAAGGAACTCAGCCATTGAAGGACCTCCTAAATCAG GTTGGCGGATGGAATATCACAGGCATTGGGAGAGCAAAAGATTTTAACAAAACTCTTCAGACTCTCATGGGCAAATACAACACCTTTCCCTTTTTCAGAGTCTATGTGGGACCTAGCCCTTCTGACTCAAACATCAATATAATTCAG ATTGACCATCCTGAGTTTGAGATGCCACCTGAGAAtaaattcaaagagaaaaaaagttatcTTGAG GTTCTCCGTGTGTATCTCTCATATTTGGAGAAACTAGGGCACTTACTTGGAGGGCCACAGGATGTTCCCCCTGACTCCTTTTCCCTTACCTTGTCCTTCATCTCTAacctccagcgagttgtcactcCACTGCAGGAAAGACGGCAGAGAGGGATGCTGTTCTATCGCACCACCATTAGGGAGCTACAG gAAAAGGCACCTGCGATTGACTGGCTGCTGTGTCTCCAGGCAGCCTTCCATCCTGTGCCAGTGAATCTCTCTCAGCCAATTGCAGTGCATGACATGGATTACTTGCAAAGCATGTCACGGCTTATTGAACAATGGCAGAAGGAAAG GGTCCTTCACATCTATATGATTGTTTGTCTGGTTGGGAATCTCTCCCCAGCCCTTGACAGTCGATTCCAAGATGCACGCCTGGAGCTATCTAAGATTCTTCATGGAAAAATGGAATCTAGAGTG ATCCCAGAAGAGCGCTGGAGGAAGTGCTTGAGTGAAACCAGTTCTTTCTTTGAACCAGTCCTAGGGCAGATGATTGTGCAAGAAATTTTCCCTGAACAGAACAAGAAACTT GCTGAGCAGATGTTCTCTGAGATCCAAGATGCCCTCTATGGCCAACTATATCAGTTGGAGTGGATGGATGAGCAGACCCGCCTAGAGGCTAAAGTTCTG GTTTCCAGACTACAAGTGGAAATTGGCTATCCAGCTCACATACTCCAGACTGCCAAAGTGAACGTGGAATACCAGAAT CTGGAGATAAACCAAGAAACTTTTCTTCTCAATGTGGTGGCttgcttgaaggcactgagggaGAATTCCTACCAGAGACTCCTTCAGCATCGCTCAGAGGATAA CTGGAAGATTTTCCCCTGGGATGTCCATTCATACTATTCACTAAGGCACCACATGGTGGTCTTCCCTGCCGGAATGTTTCGCAGCCCTTTTTTCAACCCAGAGTTTCCCAG tgcTACCTGGGGGCTGTCCTACCTGCAACAGGAGTGCACTACAGCAAGCTATAGATTGCTTGGTAAAACAGTATGA